In Poecilia reticulata strain Guanapo linkage group LG1, Guppy_female_1.0+MT, whole genome shotgun sequence, one genomic interval encodes:
- the LOC103465396 gene encoding peroxisome proliferator-activated receptor gamma coactivator-related protein 1 isoform X2 produces the protein MWRSNMAARKRGEESDLTTGNSEFPSRNTLNELVLSRNQDVDHSILAIFEDSAVSPESHNDAEEANESLLCALTEMLDRVGQDDDDDGIFSPFDVLPNTELLHRAEQRTDEPCLQEPSPSFRLRPRPKPPNETSRTRSNREQKVERNGRSQMLKKQNQKLFSSKNRRAKAEVEVFTSTSLVSLVKLMHPYCLKLHVEKEDDLRKNKSLFSQEEVLRYERPSEDSNEEINVVSEDEAPSKQTEEEEEGGSRGDGPLLKSVLLNGKTSREKKRVSFGPVHVASFDESEEEEIEEKSRETLEQPSGSALQPSNQPPDGNNGEQEKKKGETRSKSLSLQEYRQLRLNTRPPVEEHRDYTIGWPSVSELPKELPPILPQRRPNTAAEFSTFTQHVKLKEAKLHNHLHHRRLKSSKPEPRTSPASPPSDHSATPSGRKPDSRRSPAKKPKLISSDPPNPVLVRLHSNKHPQQIQNESPALYERSSEPKLSTSLPNEDSKAMDTPLLQEAYAKLTDMPPRVDSESPQDLSRAEQPSSPDVGYTAIAPRLHHPPTEGHMMPQEEFTDTMEPEPPQNDCRENSAADQSGIEAADLTSLLEQFEETQAIDDGICSNGPKPVPAPSSSSIKAKCQVGLDRPEPAGPELTSASPLKPPVGPLGPPSPGDGLKDVRSLDVPEPLHTEVVLSTQRNPPTRCRSLSLKLVQIIEPRPLPTRKVRTSQSEPPAVHSSAQIYAYLCCDHDYCGSAERCPPQAQQPAEAATEPERTADHVSENPRSNQTRTGSETDKSTDEALRFSPRKEADRGGRDDSRVTLCGLPTPPPTPPGRGRSRRRYRVRSPRSDSGSSSSFCSCSPKRPRIRRWRSESSSCSSSPSYCASPPRRHRAALSRSRSRSWSRSRSRSSSPQIYHRRWRDVSARESRRRSREREMRIQKLKAIDERRVVYVGRIRRTMTHDELRERFSQFGEVECVSLHFRDGSDHYGFVTFYNTENAFAAIDNGGKLRQPDELPFDLCFGGRRQFCNSDYADLDANREAEPLPPRSRFEDLDFDSLLKQAQRGLKR, from the exons ATGTGGCGGAGCAACATGGCGGCGCGGAAGAGGGGCGAAGAGAGCGATTTAACTACCGGCAACAGCGAATTTCCGTCCCGCAACACCCTTAATGAG CTGGTCCTGAGCAGAAATCAAGATGTGGACCACTCCATTTTGGCCATCTTTGAAGACTCAGCTGTTTCACCAGAG agtcATAACGATGCAGAGGAAGCAAATGAGAGCCTGCTGTGCGCCCTGACTGAGATGCTGGACCGAGTGGGGCAGGACGATGACGACGATGGGATCTTCTCACCCTTTGACGTCCTGCCAAACACTGAGCTGCTGCACCGAGCGGAGCAGCGCACAGACGAGCCGTGCCTTCAG GAACCCTCGCCTTCTTTCAGACTTCGACCGAGACCCAAGCCACCAAACGAAACCTCGAGAACCCGTTcaaacagagagcagaaagtAGAGAGGAATGGTCGCTCCCAGatgttaaagaaacaaaaccagaagtTGTTCTCTTCCAAAAACAGGAGGGCGAAGGCGGAAGTGGAGGTTTTCACCTCAACGTCCCTCGTCAGTTTGGTGAAACTCATGCACCCCTATTGCTTGAAGCTGCATGTGGAGAAGGAGGACGATCTGAGGAAAAACAAGTCCCTGTTCTCTCAGGAAGAGGTGTTGCGGTACGAACGGCCCTCCGAAGACAGCAACGAAGAGATAAACGTCGTGTCTGAAGATGAGGCACCTTCAAaacagacagaggaggaggaagagggtgGAAGTAGAGGGGATGGCCCACTCCTGAAGAGTGTACTGCTAAATGGAAAGACCtccagagagaagaagagggtGAGCTTTGGTCCTGTTCACGTGGCGTCGTTTGATGaatcagaggaagaagaaattGAGGAGAAAAGCAGGGAAACACTCGAACAGCCATCAGGTTCAGCACTTCAACCTTCAAACCAGCCCCCAGACGGAAACAACGGagaacaagagaagaagaaaggcgAGACAAGAAGCAAATCACTGAGCCTGCAAGAGTACAGGCAGCTCCGGCTGAATACACGACCCCCGGTGGAGGAACATAGGGACTACACCATCGGGTGGCCCTCTGTGTCTGAGCTGCCCAAAGAGCTGCCCCCCATCCTGCCCCAGCGTAgaccaaacacagcagcagagttCAGCACTTTCACCCAACATGTTAAGTTAAAGGAGGCTAAACTTCACAACCATCTACATCACAGGAGGCTAAAGAGCTCAAAACCTGAACCCAGAACCTCCCCTGCCAGCCCACCGTCTGACCACTCAGCCACACCCAGCGGCAGGAAACCAGACAGCAGGAGAAGTCCAGCGAAGAAGCCAAAACTCATCAGTAGCGACCCTCCAAACCCGGTCCTCGTTAGACTGCACAGCAACAAGCATCCACAGCAGATCCAAAATGAATCCCCAGCACTTTATGAGAGATCTTCAGAACCAAAGCTCAGTACCTCCCTTCCCAACGAGGACAGTAAAGCCATGGACACCCCGCTGCTTCAGGAAGCATACGCCAAGCTGACCGACATGCCGCCACGTGTTGACTCTGAATCTCCTCAGGATCTGAGCCGAGCAGAGCAGCCGTCGAGTCCAGACGTTGGGTATACCGCCATCGCACCACGCCTCCATCATCCTCCCACAGAGGGTCACATGATGCCACAGGAGGAGTTTACAGACACTATGGAACCAGAACCGCCTCAGAACGACTGCAGAGAGAACAGTGCCGCTGATCAATCAG GTATTGAAGCTGCTGACTTGACCAGCCTGCTGGAGCAGTTTGAGGAAACACAAG ctATAGACGACGGCATTTGTAGCAACGGGCCCAAACCAGTTCCTGCTCCTTCGTCCTCGTCCATCAAAGCAAAGTGTCAGGTGGGCCTGGACAGACCTGAGCCAGCAGGACCAGAGCTGACCTCTGCATCACCACTGAAGCCCCCTGTGGGGCCACTGGGACCTCCGAGCCCTGGAGACGGTCTGAAAGACGTCCGATCGTTGGACGTCCCCGAGCCTCTGCACACCGAGGTCGTCCTGAGCACCCAGAGGAACCCGCCCACTAGATGCAGAAGTCTGTCTCTGAAGCTCGTTCAGATCATCGAACCGCGCCCGCTTCCAACCAGGAAGGTTCGGACGAGCCAATCGGAGCCGCCCGCCGTTCACAGTTCGGCTCAGATCTACGCATACTTGTGCTGCGATCATGATTACTGCGGTTCTGCTGAGCGTTGTCCTCCACAAGCCCAGCAGCCGGCTGAAGCTGCCACAGAACCGGAGCGGACGGCGGATCACGTTTCAGAGAACCCTCGATCGAATCAAACCAGGACGGGTTCAGAGACGGACAAGAGTACAGACGAAGCTCTGCGGTTTTCACCCAGAAAGGAAGCAGACAGGGGTGGCCGAGACGACAGCAGGGTGACGCTGTGCGGCCTCCCTACGCCTCCACCCACTCCTCCTGGGAGAGGACGGAGCAGGAGGAGGTATCGGGTAAGATCTCCTCGCTCGGACTCCGGCTCCAGCTCCTCGTTCTGCTCCTGCTCACCAAAACGACCCAG GATCCGGCGCTGGCGCTCAGAGAGCAGCTCCTGCTCGTCCTCCCCTTCCTACTGCGCCTCGCCTCCTCGGCGTCACCGCGCAGCCCTATCAAGGTCCAGATCCAGGTCCTGGTCCCGGTCCAGATCCCGATCGTCTTCTCCTCAAATATACCACAGGCGCTGGAGGGATGTGTCTGC cagggagtCCAGGCGGCGCAGCAGAGAGCGGGAGATGAGGATTCAGAAACTTAAAGCCATA GACGAACGCAGGGTGGTGTACGTCGGCCGGATCCGCAGAACGATGACGCATGACGAGCTGAGGGAGCGCTTCTCTCAGTTCGGAGAGGTCGAGTGCGTGTCGCTTCACTTCAGAGACGGCAG CGACCACTACGGCTTCGTGACATTCTACAACACAGAGAATGCATTCGCAGCCATCGATAACGGCGGGAAGCTGAGACAACCCGATGAGCTGCCCTTTGACCTCTGCTTCGGTGGTCGGAGGCAGTTTTGTAATTCTGACTACGCTGATCTGG ACGCTAACAGAGAGGCAGAGCCGCTGCCCCCCAGGAGTCGATTTGAAGACCTGGACTTTGACTCGCTGCTGAAACAGGCCCAGAGAGGACTGAAGAGGTAG
- the LOC103465396 gene encoding peroxisome proliferator-activated receptor gamma coactivator-related protein 1 isoform X1, protein MWRSNMAARKRGEESDLTTGNSEFPSRNTLNELVLSRNQDVDHSILAIFEDSAVSPESHNDAEEANESLLCALTEMLDRVGQDDDDDGIFSPFDVLPNTELLHRAEQRTDEPCLQEPSPSFRLRPRPKPPNETSRTRSNREQKVERNGRSQMLKKQNQKLFSSKNRRAKAEVEVFTSTSLVSLVKLMHPYCLKLHVEKEDDLRKNKSLFSQEEVLRYERPSEDSNEEINVVSEDEAPSKQTEEEEEGGSRGDGPLLKSVLLNGKTSREKKRVSFGPVHVASFDESEEEEIEEKSRETLEQPSGSALQPSNQPPDGNNGEQEKKKGETRSKSLSLQEYRQLRLNTRPPVEEHRDYTIGWPSVSELPKELPPILPQRRPNTAAEFSTFTQHVKLKEAKLHNHLHHRRLKSSKPEPRTSPASPPSDHSATPSGRKPDSRRSPAKKPKLISSDPPNPVLVRLHSNKHPQQIQNESPALYERSSEPKLSTSLPNEDSKAMDTPLLQEAYAKLTDMPPRVDSESPQDLSRAEQPSSPDVGYTAIAPRLHHPPTEGHMMPQEEFTDTMEPEPPQNDCRENSAADQSGIEAADLTSLLEQFEETQAIDDGICSNGPKPVPAPSSSSIKAKCQVGLDRPEPAGPELTSASPLKPPVGPLGPPSPGDGLKDVRSLDVPEPLHTEVVLSTQRNPPTRCRSLSLKLVQIIEPRPLPTRKVRTSQSEPPAVHSSAQIYAYLCCDHDYCGSAERCPPQAQQPAEAATEPERTADHVSENPRSNQTRTGSETDKSTDEALRFSPRKEADRGGRDDSRVTLCGLPTPPPTPPGRGRSRRRYRVRSPRSDSGSSSSFCSCSPKRPRIRRWRSESSSCSSSPSYCASPPRRHRAALSRSRSRSWSRSRSRSSSPQIYHRRWRDVSASRESRRRSREREMRIQKLKAIDERRVVYVGRIRRTMTHDELRERFSQFGEVECVSLHFRDGSDHYGFVTFYNTENAFAAIDNGGKLRQPDELPFDLCFGGRRQFCNSDYADLDANREAEPLPPRSRFEDLDFDSLLKQAQRGLKR, encoded by the exons ATGTGGCGGAGCAACATGGCGGCGCGGAAGAGGGGCGAAGAGAGCGATTTAACTACCGGCAACAGCGAATTTCCGTCCCGCAACACCCTTAATGAG CTGGTCCTGAGCAGAAATCAAGATGTGGACCACTCCATTTTGGCCATCTTTGAAGACTCAGCTGTTTCACCAGAG agtcATAACGATGCAGAGGAAGCAAATGAGAGCCTGCTGTGCGCCCTGACTGAGATGCTGGACCGAGTGGGGCAGGACGATGACGACGATGGGATCTTCTCACCCTTTGACGTCCTGCCAAACACTGAGCTGCTGCACCGAGCGGAGCAGCGCACAGACGAGCCGTGCCTTCAG GAACCCTCGCCTTCTTTCAGACTTCGACCGAGACCCAAGCCACCAAACGAAACCTCGAGAACCCGTTcaaacagagagcagaaagtAGAGAGGAATGGTCGCTCCCAGatgttaaagaaacaaaaccagaagtTGTTCTCTTCCAAAAACAGGAGGGCGAAGGCGGAAGTGGAGGTTTTCACCTCAACGTCCCTCGTCAGTTTGGTGAAACTCATGCACCCCTATTGCTTGAAGCTGCATGTGGAGAAGGAGGACGATCTGAGGAAAAACAAGTCCCTGTTCTCTCAGGAAGAGGTGTTGCGGTACGAACGGCCCTCCGAAGACAGCAACGAAGAGATAAACGTCGTGTCTGAAGATGAGGCACCTTCAAaacagacagaggaggaggaagagggtgGAAGTAGAGGGGATGGCCCACTCCTGAAGAGTGTACTGCTAAATGGAAAGACCtccagagagaagaagagggtGAGCTTTGGTCCTGTTCACGTGGCGTCGTTTGATGaatcagaggaagaagaaattGAGGAGAAAAGCAGGGAAACACTCGAACAGCCATCAGGTTCAGCACTTCAACCTTCAAACCAGCCCCCAGACGGAAACAACGGagaacaagagaagaagaaaggcgAGACAAGAAGCAAATCACTGAGCCTGCAAGAGTACAGGCAGCTCCGGCTGAATACACGACCCCCGGTGGAGGAACATAGGGACTACACCATCGGGTGGCCCTCTGTGTCTGAGCTGCCCAAAGAGCTGCCCCCCATCCTGCCCCAGCGTAgaccaaacacagcagcagagttCAGCACTTTCACCCAACATGTTAAGTTAAAGGAGGCTAAACTTCACAACCATCTACATCACAGGAGGCTAAAGAGCTCAAAACCTGAACCCAGAACCTCCCCTGCCAGCCCACCGTCTGACCACTCAGCCACACCCAGCGGCAGGAAACCAGACAGCAGGAGAAGTCCAGCGAAGAAGCCAAAACTCATCAGTAGCGACCCTCCAAACCCGGTCCTCGTTAGACTGCACAGCAACAAGCATCCACAGCAGATCCAAAATGAATCCCCAGCACTTTATGAGAGATCTTCAGAACCAAAGCTCAGTACCTCCCTTCCCAACGAGGACAGTAAAGCCATGGACACCCCGCTGCTTCAGGAAGCATACGCCAAGCTGACCGACATGCCGCCACGTGTTGACTCTGAATCTCCTCAGGATCTGAGCCGAGCAGAGCAGCCGTCGAGTCCAGACGTTGGGTATACCGCCATCGCACCACGCCTCCATCATCCTCCCACAGAGGGTCACATGATGCCACAGGAGGAGTTTACAGACACTATGGAACCAGAACCGCCTCAGAACGACTGCAGAGAGAACAGTGCCGCTGATCAATCAG GTATTGAAGCTGCTGACTTGACCAGCCTGCTGGAGCAGTTTGAGGAAACACAAG ctATAGACGACGGCATTTGTAGCAACGGGCCCAAACCAGTTCCTGCTCCTTCGTCCTCGTCCATCAAAGCAAAGTGTCAGGTGGGCCTGGACAGACCTGAGCCAGCAGGACCAGAGCTGACCTCTGCATCACCACTGAAGCCCCCTGTGGGGCCACTGGGACCTCCGAGCCCTGGAGACGGTCTGAAAGACGTCCGATCGTTGGACGTCCCCGAGCCTCTGCACACCGAGGTCGTCCTGAGCACCCAGAGGAACCCGCCCACTAGATGCAGAAGTCTGTCTCTGAAGCTCGTTCAGATCATCGAACCGCGCCCGCTTCCAACCAGGAAGGTTCGGACGAGCCAATCGGAGCCGCCCGCCGTTCACAGTTCGGCTCAGATCTACGCATACTTGTGCTGCGATCATGATTACTGCGGTTCTGCTGAGCGTTGTCCTCCACAAGCCCAGCAGCCGGCTGAAGCTGCCACAGAACCGGAGCGGACGGCGGATCACGTTTCAGAGAACCCTCGATCGAATCAAACCAGGACGGGTTCAGAGACGGACAAGAGTACAGACGAAGCTCTGCGGTTTTCACCCAGAAAGGAAGCAGACAGGGGTGGCCGAGACGACAGCAGGGTGACGCTGTGCGGCCTCCCTACGCCTCCACCCACTCCTCCTGGGAGAGGACGGAGCAGGAGGAGGTATCGGGTAAGATCTCCTCGCTCGGACTCCGGCTCCAGCTCCTCGTTCTGCTCCTGCTCACCAAAACGACCCAG GATCCGGCGCTGGCGCTCAGAGAGCAGCTCCTGCTCGTCCTCCCCTTCCTACTGCGCCTCGCCTCCTCGGCGTCACCGCGCAGCCCTATCAAGGTCCAGATCCAGGTCCTGGTCCCGGTCCAGATCCCGATCGTCTTCTCCTCAAATATACCACAGGCGCTGGAGGGATGTGTCTGC cagcagggagtCCAGGCGGCGCAGCAGAGAGCGGGAGATGAGGATTCAGAAACTTAAAGCCATA GACGAACGCAGGGTGGTGTACGTCGGCCGGATCCGCAGAACGATGACGCATGACGAGCTGAGGGAGCGCTTCTCTCAGTTCGGAGAGGTCGAGTGCGTGTCGCTTCACTTCAGAGACGGCAG CGACCACTACGGCTTCGTGACATTCTACAACACAGAGAATGCATTCGCAGCCATCGATAACGGCGGGAAGCTGAGACAACCCGATGAGCTGCCCTTTGACCTCTGCTTCGGTGGTCGGAGGCAGTTTTGTAATTCTGACTACGCTGATCTGG ACGCTAACAGAGAGGCAGAGCCGCTGCCCCCCAGGAGTCGATTTGAAGACCTGGACTTTGACTCGCTGCTGAAACAGGCCCAGAGAGGACTGAAGAGGTAG
- the LOC103465396 gene encoding peroxisome proliferator-activated receptor gamma coactivator-related protein 1 isoform X3 codes for MWRSNMAARKRGEESDLTTGNSEFPSRNTLNELVLSRNQDVDHSILAIFEDSAVSPESHNDAEEANESLLCALTEMLDRVGQDDDDDGIFSPFDVLPNTELLHRAEQRTDEPCLQEPSPSFRLRPRPKPPNETSRTRSNREQKVERNGRSQMLKKQNQKLFSSKNRRAKAEVEVFTSTSLVSLVKLMHPYCLKLHVEKEDDLRKNKSLFSQEEVLRYERPSEDSNEEINVVSEDEAPSKQTEEEEEGGSRGDGPLLKSVLLNGKTSREKKRVSFGPVHVASFDESEEEEIEEKSRETLEQPSGSALQPSNQPPDGNNGEQEKKKGETRSKSLSLQEYRQLRLNTRPPVEEHRDYTIGWPSVSELPKELPPILPQRRPNTAAEFSTFTQHVKLKEAKLHNHLHHRRLKSSKPEPRTSPASPPSDHSATPSGRKPDSRRSPAKKPKLISSDPPNPVLVRLHSNKHPQQIQNESPALYERSSEPKLSTSLPNEDSKAMDTPLLQEAYAKLTDMPPRVDSESPQDLSRAEQPSSPDVGYTAIAPRLHHPPTEGHMMPQEEFTDTMEPEPPQNDCRENSAADQSGIEAADLTSLLEQFEETQDDGICSNGPKPVPAPSSSSIKAKCQVGLDRPEPAGPELTSASPLKPPVGPLGPPSPGDGLKDVRSLDVPEPLHTEVVLSTQRNPPTRCRSLSLKLVQIIEPRPLPTRKVRTSQSEPPAVHSSAQIYAYLCCDHDYCGSAERCPPQAQQPAEAATEPERTADHVSENPRSNQTRTGSETDKSTDEALRFSPRKEADRGGRDDSRVTLCGLPTPPPTPPGRGRSRRRYRVRSPRSDSGSSSSFCSCSPKRPRIRRWRSESSSCSSSPSYCASPPRRHRAALSRSRSRSWSRSRSRSSSPQIYHRRWRDVSASRESRRRSREREMRIQKLKAIDERRVVYVGRIRRTMTHDELRERFSQFGEVECVSLHFRDGSDHYGFVTFYNTENAFAAIDNGGKLRQPDELPFDLCFGGRRQFCNSDYADLDANREAEPLPPRSRFEDLDFDSLLKQAQRGLKR; via the exons ATGTGGCGGAGCAACATGGCGGCGCGGAAGAGGGGCGAAGAGAGCGATTTAACTACCGGCAACAGCGAATTTCCGTCCCGCAACACCCTTAATGAG CTGGTCCTGAGCAGAAATCAAGATGTGGACCACTCCATTTTGGCCATCTTTGAAGACTCAGCTGTTTCACCAGAG agtcATAACGATGCAGAGGAAGCAAATGAGAGCCTGCTGTGCGCCCTGACTGAGATGCTGGACCGAGTGGGGCAGGACGATGACGACGATGGGATCTTCTCACCCTTTGACGTCCTGCCAAACACTGAGCTGCTGCACCGAGCGGAGCAGCGCACAGACGAGCCGTGCCTTCAG GAACCCTCGCCTTCTTTCAGACTTCGACCGAGACCCAAGCCACCAAACGAAACCTCGAGAACCCGTTcaaacagagagcagaaagtAGAGAGGAATGGTCGCTCCCAGatgttaaagaaacaaaaccagaagtTGTTCTCTTCCAAAAACAGGAGGGCGAAGGCGGAAGTGGAGGTTTTCACCTCAACGTCCCTCGTCAGTTTGGTGAAACTCATGCACCCCTATTGCTTGAAGCTGCATGTGGAGAAGGAGGACGATCTGAGGAAAAACAAGTCCCTGTTCTCTCAGGAAGAGGTGTTGCGGTACGAACGGCCCTCCGAAGACAGCAACGAAGAGATAAACGTCGTGTCTGAAGATGAGGCACCTTCAAaacagacagaggaggaggaagagggtgGAAGTAGAGGGGATGGCCCACTCCTGAAGAGTGTACTGCTAAATGGAAAGACCtccagagagaagaagagggtGAGCTTTGGTCCTGTTCACGTGGCGTCGTTTGATGaatcagaggaagaagaaattGAGGAGAAAAGCAGGGAAACACTCGAACAGCCATCAGGTTCAGCACTTCAACCTTCAAACCAGCCCCCAGACGGAAACAACGGagaacaagagaagaagaaaggcgAGACAAGAAGCAAATCACTGAGCCTGCAAGAGTACAGGCAGCTCCGGCTGAATACACGACCCCCGGTGGAGGAACATAGGGACTACACCATCGGGTGGCCCTCTGTGTCTGAGCTGCCCAAAGAGCTGCCCCCCATCCTGCCCCAGCGTAgaccaaacacagcagcagagttCAGCACTTTCACCCAACATGTTAAGTTAAAGGAGGCTAAACTTCACAACCATCTACATCACAGGAGGCTAAAGAGCTCAAAACCTGAACCCAGAACCTCCCCTGCCAGCCCACCGTCTGACCACTCAGCCACACCCAGCGGCAGGAAACCAGACAGCAGGAGAAGTCCAGCGAAGAAGCCAAAACTCATCAGTAGCGACCCTCCAAACCCGGTCCTCGTTAGACTGCACAGCAACAAGCATCCACAGCAGATCCAAAATGAATCCCCAGCACTTTATGAGAGATCTTCAGAACCAAAGCTCAGTACCTCCCTTCCCAACGAGGACAGTAAAGCCATGGACACCCCGCTGCTTCAGGAAGCATACGCCAAGCTGACCGACATGCCGCCACGTGTTGACTCTGAATCTCCTCAGGATCTGAGCCGAGCAGAGCAGCCGTCGAGTCCAGACGTTGGGTATACCGCCATCGCACCACGCCTCCATCATCCTCCCACAGAGGGTCACATGATGCCACAGGAGGAGTTTACAGACACTATGGAACCAGAACCGCCTCAGAACGACTGCAGAGAGAACAGTGCCGCTGATCAATCAG GTATTGAAGCTGCTGACTTGACCAGCCTGCTGGAGCAGTTTGAGGAAACACAAG ACGACGGCATTTGTAGCAACGGGCCCAAACCAGTTCCTGCTCCTTCGTCCTCGTCCATCAAAGCAAAGTGTCAGGTGGGCCTGGACAGACCTGAGCCAGCAGGACCAGAGCTGACCTCTGCATCACCACTGAAGCCCCCTGTGGGGCCACTGGGACCTCCGAGCCCTGGAGACGGTCTGAAAGACGTCCGATCGTTGGACGTCCCCGAGCCTCTGCACACCGAGGTCGTCCTGAGCACCCAGAGGAACCCGCCCACTAGATGCAGAAGTCTGTCTCTGAAGCTCGTTCAGATCATCGAACCGCGCCCGCTTCCAACCAGGAAGGTTCGGACGAGCCAATCGGAGCCGCCCGCCGTTCACAGTTCGGCTCAGATCTACGCATACTTGTGCTGCGATCATGATTACTGCGGTTCTGCTGAGCGTTGTCCTCCACAAGCCCAGCAGCCGGCTGAAGCTGCCACAGAACCGGAGCGGACGGCGGATCACGTTTCAGAGAACCCTCGATCGAATCAAACCAGGACGGGTTCAGAGACGGACAAGAGTACAGACGAAGCTCTGCGGTTTTCACCCAGAAAGGAAGCAGACAGGGGTGGCCGAGACGACAGCAGGGTGACGCTGTGCGGCCTCCCTACGCCTCCACCCACTCCTCCTGGGAGAGGACGGAGCAGGAGGAGGTATCGGGTAAGATCTCCTCGCTCGGACTCCGGCTCCAGCTCCTCGTTCTGCTCCTGCTCACCAAAACGACCCAG GATCCGGCGCTGGCGCTCAGAGAGCAGCTCCTGCTCGTCCTCCCCTTCCTACTGCGCCTCGCCTCCTCGGCGTCACCGCGCAGCCCTATCAAGGTCCAGATCCAGGTCCTGGTCCCGGTCCAGATCCCGATCGTCTTCTCCTCAAATATACCACAGGCGCTGGAGGGATGTGTCTGC cagcagggagtCCAGGCGGCGCAGCAGAGAGCGGGAGATGAGGATTCAGAAACTTAAAGCCATA GACGAACGCAGGGTGGTGTACGTCGGCCGGATCCGCAGAACGATGACGCATGACGAGCTGAGGGAGCGCTTCTCTCAGTTCGGAGAGGTCGAGTGCGTGTCGCTTCACTTCAGAGACGGCAG CGACCACTACGGCTTCGTGACATTCTACAACACAGAGAATGCATTCGCAGCCATCGATAACGGCGGGAAGCTGAGACAACCCGATGAGCTGCCCTTTGACCTCTGCTTCGGTGGTCGGAGGCAGTTTTGTAATTCTGACTACGCTGATCTGG ACGCTAACAGAGAGGCAGAGCCGCTGCCCCCCAGGAGTCGATTTGAAGACCTGGACTTTGACTCGCTGCTGAAACAGGCCCAGAGAGGACTGAAGAGGTAG